The Chionomys nivalis chromosome 1, mChiNiv1.1, whole genome shotgun sequence sequence aaataatccATTATTATGGCTTTTACACCCTATATTTAGTTTAACTAAAACTTCATACCAGATTTCCATTTGCATGCTTTTCATTGAAACTGAAGCCATCACAGGTATACTGAAACTTAAAACGCATGTGTCAGAAATCAACTATTGAAAGTATGGAGTAAATATTATCAAGTTTATATTCCATAAAACAGTGGAGTTATACTTCCAAGGGGGGGGAGTATAATTTCGAATTCTTGGCTAAAATTATGACTCAGAACTGAATCAGTTAATTGTCAAAAATACTAGTGCTACTTTCCACTCCCTCCAAATCATTGTAAATGTTGTTAAGGGTCTTATTTCAGGTTTTCGCTCATAGACTGAACTGTTTGAACTCCATGCAAAACAATGCAAATCAAAGCTTAACAAACAAAAGATGCAACGAGTCTCTTTTACATTCTGATTGAGTTAGAGAGAAGGACATGCAATTGAAATTCTCAGGAGAAGGCTCCTAGTCCAATAGGGACTTAATAGGGATTAAATCAGAATGGCATATGCTTTGAGAAAGACCACTTAAGTTCAGAGAAAGTGCTTCCTGATCAGACAACCTGACATCAAGCCAGTGAGAGAGCCAGACAAACCAGAAAAACCAACAAGCCAGAAAACCACCCTGTGGGACGTTGACCTAGGATTTCTAACCTTCAGAACCGtgagaaaataatttctattgtttGAGCCctttggtattttgttatagtttcCCAACACATTAATATgaagacagaaatttaaaaagtaaagagtaATGTCAAATACATAAGCCCAGTtactaataagaaaaaaacatttacatGGTACCTATGAGATCTGATAGTTTTATAAAGGTTCGTGAACATGCTGAGGTTTGTGCTTTAGGTAAGAGGAGACAAGGATGCAATTCAGATATGATTATTAGAAGGATTGTCAGATATACTATCAAGTATGTGTTACTTACAGAATAAATAAGAATAGTAAACTCTTTAAGAGAGAGCTGTGGTACATCTCTAAGTTGGTCCGTTAATCTAAGATGAAGCAGACAAGGATAATTTCTGATAACGGGAGAAGGCATAAGCAGGGCCTTTGGATAGGACTCATGGCTTTGACTTTTCCTTTAAGGCTCACATCAGAAATCAACTTTCCAATGCACCTTTCCAATTCTTTCATTTTCAGAATACAATATAACTTTGAATGCTGTTTTATAAGCCTAGTCCATAATCCAATGAATCTGACTCTGTCAAGAACATCAGTGAATCTCTGCTGCCAATTCAGTCGTATTACCTGTCAGTTTCATGAATtaaatttttgtgttgttttctagGAACATTTTTTTGAGTCTTATGTCATTTTCCATTTAACAGTTCTTCTCACTCTACtaaacttttacttttctctaaaaagaaaacatcagacaCCATAAAGTTTCAGGTTTATAAACTAATCCATTGCAGTAATCTTGCTGGTGACCTCATATATTGTTTGCATGGTGAACACAACTAAATAGATGCCATAAATTGTAAATACCTCAACTGAGTAGAATGCAAACTCTACAGATATTCATCTgacaaatatgttttaattaatgcTAGTTCTCCAGGAAAATTGAAACAATTTAAGGTTGGACTACAACAATAATGTTCTCCATGTCATAGTGTCAAGGCTATGCTATATTGTCTTTTATGCTCCTATGGTACATTTTCATTCTAGGGTAGGAGATAGAGGTTGAAACATGTCCTCACAGTTATGCCAAGAACATACAGTATGTCAAAATGAAATGGATGTGCCTGTGTCTCCATCTTAGTTTCTCACCATTTTATATGATCTTGATTAATGAGCTGCTTCTCCTCAGTGTCTTCTTCAGGGAGCTACAACAGATTTCTGCTACTTTCCATGTACAAAAGACCCGTTACCCAAAGTTTAGCAAATGTTCACATTTATCACTATATAGTTTAATGTGGAAGCACACTGAAACTATTTCATATGAATTGCAATAAAGTCGGAGCTCAGTGTATGACAAATGTTGAATAAATTACAAACAATATCAATGAAATGAAAGATGAATATTTAGATCTCAAATAAGTGTATggttatatatgaatatgtacagATGTtttctgttgtgaattgtaaAGTTTTATTCATAATGTGTATTTAAGCAATAGTGTTCTACAAGAAATTATTAGTAGGTAATAATTTGTAGAAGAGCTTTGATGATAAGACCCTAAAGTCTTAATCTGAAAATATCTTCAATATTCAAGAACTCTTGTTTCCTAAGATTCTTGTTACTTTCTACCTGacttaaaagattattttttgtcCATAACTCATagatttgattatttcttgtccatagaaagaaaaactagaaaaccAATGCAAATCAAcatgtctttatttatatttcagtATCTGAGATGACAGTATTTCCTTCATCATCATTCTACCACAGGACACACAGATTCTGGATATAACTCAGTGGAACCTTGTAAAAAGGCAAACTTTCATAAATACAACTATGATTACCTATATTGGTAAATCTTGGTGattttttatttgctattttcttAGGAACgatgttatttctttatttctttaaaaatatttaaaataaacacattaacaAATATTCTTCAGTGACTACAAAAATCAGATATTCTCCTATGGACAATGGATATTGCCATACAGAGCATATGTGCAGCTACGATCATTGTGGAATTCATAATTGGGAGTGCTGCAAATGGATTCATAGTGCTGGTGAACATCATAGACTGGGTCAAGAGGAGGAAAATCTCTTCAGTTGATCAGATCCTCACTGCTTTGGCAATCTCCAGAATGAATATGTTGtggtttacattttttattacacTAATATCTTCACTTTATCCAGATTTAGAAATGACTGTGAAAAtgataagaataaaaaataacatcTGGGTTATTGCAAATCATTTTAGTATCTGGCTGGCTACCACCCtcagcatattttattttctcaagataGCCAATTTTTCtaactatatttttctttacctAAAGTGGAGGTTTAAAAAGGTGATTTCTGTGACATTGCTGCTGTCTCTGCTCTtcttgtttgtaaatattttagcAATGAACATACATATTGATGATTGGacagaaaaatgcaaaagaaatccATCTTATAATTCCACATCAAAGTATTACACACAATTTTACAGACTTATATATTTAATCAACACAATGTTCACATTCATTCCGTTCACTGTGTCTCTGATCATTTTTActctgctcatcttctccctgtggACACATCTGAAGAACATGCAGCACAACATCAAAAACACCAGAGACCCCAGCACCATGGCCCACATAAATGCCCTGCAAATGATGGTcacctttctccttttctatgtatttttctttatgtctcttGCCACACAAGCTTGGGTCTCTCAGTTTCTAGAGGAAAAAAATTTGCTTTTTGCTGCATTTATAATTACCTTTCCATCAGTCCACTCATGTGTTCTGATTCTGAGAAATAGCAAACTGAGGCAGGCCTCTCTCTTGGTGGTGTGGTGGCTTAGGTGCAGGTCCAAATATGTAGAACCCTTTGTCCCCTGATACACTTTGTTgatgatttttaataataaagaaagaaattgctttgTTAAAAATTCTTGTTTATTAGCTATTTATATCTTCAAGTTTTGTTTTGAATGTATAGAAGCATTTTAGAACAAAAGACTGATCATTTTACAGTTCTACATTTTACCAAAATAGAGCCTTGCTACAATCAtttcaggagaaaaaaatgaaaagagtagATAGAAATATGGAAAGCCATGTTGCCAatgcagacaagaattataggctaatgtaagttataagagttaataagaagtctgtgtgtttgtttgtttgggattaAATGGcggtgggactgggcaggacataaacctcTGTCACCAAAATGGTGCACAATGTGGACAACTACAtttacataaaacctgagaaagtaagggaagtaattctagacaaaaatagaggagagttaagcatggttacttggtagcagcattttctcaggtgggctctgtttgctagaggcaagtgcatctcatttaacgtaggcttcctgactcagctttagctgcaaaaaccttgcagctatTTTAAGAAGACCCACCAGTAAACATTTAAATAGTATTTATGGATAGCCATCAGCTTACTTCTTGGTGGTGGTAGGGACTTTGAAATTCCGTAGAGATGTGGCAATAAAGATGGCTCCAGCCAATacttctgccatgaggctagactctcagaaagctaaggaatgggatggatccagccatcaaagccatagctttaatcctagccatatcacttagcaaattaaagattcacatggtcagaaaaagagagatgtacagtaaaaatagattcaaagatgaagaaaacctctaaatggttaacagtgtgtttaaaaatatatgcaggcttgggagaaaaataaaggataaagtccttaaaatgaaaaaaaaaagatagggagTAGTTGGGTGTAGTAGCACAAACTttgaatcccaacacttgggaggcagaggcagccagatatttgtgagttcaaggataacatggtttacagtgtgagtgccaggacagccaaagatacacagagcaACCTAGTCTCTAAAAGCcaacaattaaaagtaaaaacaacaaaaaaaaatagaatttaaaatagagCCAGATAAAGAGGGAGAACATACAGAGAATTTGGATACTGTGTGTTATTAcattctctttgaattgtttgaatgctgaggaatgAAAAACAGCTGCTAAAGATATTTGGTTATATCTGAATTaatccaacatacatattttgaaaatggcttgaccgcaaaatttaagtcaaaagatatgttcctttggagaagaggttttgtttttgtttccacaggaaatgagaggctgtggattcattctggatttagaaaaataaagtttgaccAAGGAAGATCCTCAGAAGAATTTCCGCTAGGAATGAATGGcacagatgatccaacatttcagagaacCTCtattggagtttcctctgagttctacatccagaacagtttcaagactgctgactgagatgatcaagcctcacagaatattccagtcaggaatTGACCATAATTCAaaaatttctttctgtccccataagattattagagcccctaatcagcaggaagtatcctggaaaactatgcccgcATTTCCAAATAATGGATTATGGATTTTTTCTTCACTTAGAATGTTGGTTAGAAGTtgttatggaaaaaaaaagaagttgttatggataatgttcaggaagaaagctaaacaaaggagattagattcagagttcttgttttgaaaaaaaaaaggtggcaaagtgctgtgggacaatggtcttttatgcTGTTACTTATATtctattgttttaattaaatgttgattggccagttgCCAGGCAGAaattataggtggggcaaccaggcaggaactggaggcagggcaaccagaacaggagaattctgggaagagaaaagggcagTCTGCAATCATAATCTGGATttagaggaagcaagaggagaacacctcactgataaaggtagcaagccacatggctaacacagacaaaaattacgggctaatttaagatgtaagaaagagttaatgagaagcctgagctgataggccaacgagtttatgattaatgcagacctatgtgtgtttctttggactgAATAGATGCAAGAGACAGAAATCTCTATCAACAGATCCTGTCATTAGCTTTTCCTCTGCTGTCAGTATTTTTTCCTGATGCCCAGTGTTCACTTCTGAAGAAAAAAGAGTTGTCTGACATTAATTCAATAGTTGTTTGGCCTCTCTTTCTCTATGGCTAAAGTCAAATATGCATAGTGTTGACATTACCAAAGCAGACGCATAACAGTTATTGAAAGAATAAATTTTGTTAGAAATAATTTCCTCAAAATAATTCACATGACAGCTTAGAAAGTAGAGATGGGAATCTTGGTCTCAGATCTTCCTCACCAGAAACAGGGTTTAATGtgtttataaaatgaagaagCACTCATCTATAAGgtgaggaaagaaaataagaaacaggATAAATGAATAGTTTTTCCTCTCATATGTTATCAAGCTTTTTAGCTATTCATTGGCTATAAGTTCAGAAAGCCAGTAATATTTACATAATTTGTAGGTGGAACTTGAAGCCTGTGATGTGAAAAATCACACTGGATACTTGAAAAGCCCTGAGTGAGGGGGTGATATTTTAAACTAATAGATGTAGGCATGGCTAACTCAAAATTCCTTAAAAACAATGTAAACACTTTATCCATTAGTTACCATGCATTGGAGTGCCACATGTAACATGATTCATACTGTTTACCTATGATATGTCTTAAGTAAATTATGAAGTAAGAGAAGCAAATACAACCACAAGGTTCTCTTTATCTGTTCTACTTCTACCCTCTACAAATGTCTCCAGTGGTATACGTAACAACATCTATAGATCCCTGTATTAACAACTACGTTTTTTCCAGTCTTTGGATAACGTAATAAAGGTGACACATTAGCATCATAAAATGTAGTATGTTTTTTTGTTCCAAACTTTTATGAGGCCCAatgtgttgtaggagctgcgggctgcattcctgccacccagctgcctggctagcttatgtcccgaaataacaacacataaactgtattcatttaaacactgcttggcccatttctattaatgtgtgtagcaccatgaggtgtgcttaccaggaagattctagcctacgtccatcctgggttggagcttcatcacatctggctctgagaggagatgcatgatttctgagctcacttcctcttcctcccagcattttgttctgtttactacgcctatctaaattctgccctatcagatgagccaaggcagtttctttattagccaatgaccttcctccatcatttccccattttctgtttaaacaaaaaggaaaggctttaacactaacatagcaaaattacatataacaaaacagttatcaagtaagaattacagttacaatatttacatctgctttatcttttatcataactaaggaaaactataaccatctatatattctttaacttcatcaaagactccagaaggatataatattacctaagtaaatgagaagtaagcaacttactaaactctagaaatcacagaaacatctcactgcctggaccatcacccaaagttcctctgtactgttggggcatccatctttggtctacaggcccatagttttcagcagacatttccatggagcaggaaatttcaaaggcagttcagtcactatctgttgtgtcctgcagaatgtcttgcagactctttcatgaatcaggaaccccgaaagatcatctcacctttaggcaagttcagtagtcctctctctgtgggttctctgtgtccagtttatgcaatagtccaggcaagagcagtttcttgcccaaacggctatcaaactccataaggagcctctttgatgcccatcttcttcttgaagtagattggtgctgccaggagcagagtgtttcactgtcatgaaaaaccctaagttattaaaacattaaatgtcctattctgtactctttgaaagatatgaagaatgtctatctaaaatatatctatgtgcatctagaaaatctaactaacatgactacaagcttgactattattgataactattcattaacaacctatatatattacatttttaaatgaactacataatcacaataccttaatcaatatcagaaatacatatacatataccaaaactgaccttaaattaatatcaataaaccaagattcatatcaatgcaaattattcacatctatatcatctccccctttaaatgtaaaagaacatttataaacaatatatgggaacatgggtgcagttatttctctccaaactgcttcctgctgaatgggggtgctgttattcagatcttttatggaataacctgtctgctagtttcatctcagttggcagttgagcgaagtaattttttgaaggtgttcacagcaaccttttgggagggtgtggtctatcataccatattgtgatagaagtaatccacagggtctcatcctttgtgaaaacaaaagaagaaactcttttccaaagtatcatatccttagatccaaattctgaagtcaaggtattttcaaaatatctatgttggattagttcagtagcatttataaacaaatatcttttagcagctgttgctccttcctcagtattcaaacaattgaaacagagcataatagcatacagtatcaaaattctctgtgtattttccatctttgtgcactttattttaacctctattttgtttatttttacttttattttttgctttttgagacaggttctctgtatctttgacctgtaataactctgtagaccaggctgtccttgaactctcagagatccttctgtctctgcttcccaggcattAGGATAaagggcatgtgctaccacaccttgaagtcacagaggtcaatttccctctgcctcccaagtgttgggattaaaggtgtgtactactttttttcttccttatttttgtttttttttactttaagaattttaaattttagcctgcatatatttttaacatactgtaaaccatttagaagttttctttatttctgatgctctctttactgtatctctttctgtttttctgaccatatgagtctttagTTTATcaagcaatctcagtaggactaaagccatggTTTTGACAGCTGcatccagcccattctttagctttccagcctcgtggCTGAGGTACCGATTGTAGCCACGTTTATCGCTacaactctaggcatttcaaggtccctgccagcaagcaaactgcaacagttattaagcaacactcaaaaaactctgtagtcaggaccgcctgcttgaaagagtcagagtttgctctggcaggacagcccacaaagctggcattttaaaacaactcagtttttttcctgctactgctgaaaataaacaagcattTAGTTGGCtcttatcaacaccatttaagtgtttcgtggcaggacctcttaagagagctgcagggttttgcagctaaagctgagtcaggaagcctctcacGTTGTGGGCCattttgttgtgggagctgctggctgcatttctgccacccagctcccagctgcctggctagcttatgtcccgaaataacaacacacaaactgtattcatttaaacactgcttggcccatttctattaatgtgtgtagcactatgaggtgcgcttaccaggaagattctagcctacgtccatcctgggttggagcttcatcacatctggctctgagaggagctgcatgatttctgagctcacttcctcttcctcccaacattctgttctgtttactacgcctatctaaattctgccctatcagatgagccaaggcagtttctttattagccaatgaccttcctccatcaggtttgatttataaaaataatgacattcagTTTCCACATGCATTATCATTTTCACTATTGAAAATAtgaatcaggggctggagagatggctcagcggttaagagcattgactgctcttccaaaggtcctgagttcaattcccagcaaccacatagtggctcacaaccatctgtaatgaggtcgggtgccctcttctggactacaggcatacacacagataaaatattgtatacataataaataaatattttaaaaaaaaagaagaaaatatgaatcAATGCTTTGCTGTATAAGAAAACCAAAAGCTGAAGAAGTACACGCTGGCAAATGAGTGATAGGAAACAATGCTGTAGTATGAAATTCTAAGGCAGGCAAAATAGAAGCATAATCCAGTTCTCATAACGTGTTGACAAACAAAGCAGGCAATGTTAATGCCATCTGGAGACCTATATGAGATTGGACTCAGTATTGTTTGCCCTCTGTGTGACTTGGGTGTATTCATGAACTGTACTTATGGTGTATTACTAAGAGCATGTGGCTTTTATAGGATCCCTGGTACTTGTGTGTAGAAGTATTCTACACATaatttcattctctcttcttgcaatttttttccttttctcagaaataTGGTACTCTGTTGTTGAAGAGGGTATGGACCTACACTAACACAGCAGGGGTATAGTCTCCCCTGAGGGCCATGCCAGAAGCATGCACAGTGTCCTTGTCATTGAATCCTGTTCATTCTAGCCAAAAGGGGAAGGGTTGATTCATATAAGAGGTAACTACAGAGACATGGAAGACATTAATTCCATACACCTCTTGACAGAGGTAGAGAATGGGAGCATTTATAAACCAAACAAGGATGGTAGTTTAGGGCATCAGTTTGCCAGATTTTACTTAAGCCACAGAATATCTCCTTTCCTTATTTCCCATATTCAACCCCATGTTGTCTATTCAAGAAACATTTTATGCCTTAATCTTGAGTTCTAGTAATTGAGAATTGAGGGATAATCTAGAGTGTAGTCTCACTATTGTCTACTTCTTGACTCACTCATATGTGCTTTTGTACACCAATTTTGGCTGACTTTCAGGGGATATGAATGCTGTTTGACAGAGTCACACACTAAGAAGAGAGACCCTATTTTTGTATTAATGTTATATTACCAGTAAAGATTCTCAgaaagagttttttgttttccctAGGGAAAATGGTTGGCTTTTACCATTGTGATCAATTTTATCCTTTGGTGGTCGGTTTTCTATAGCTCTTACtcattaacaaaagaaaagaaacaaattcagagttttctttttttgctatATACAGTAACAATTTATTTACAggcaagggaaaaacacaaaatcttaGTGATGATGAATCTATGTGTTTCAATTATATATCCAGAAATAAGCAAGCAATTACAAACCTAGTAAATCCACACTGGAATTGATGCTATTCAACAATGTAGAAATCATCAATCACTTGACTTCCTGGGTTTTCTTTGATTCTCATATAATAGTGTCAGTTCAACATCCCTTGTGGAGACATGTTCCTTTCTCTGTTACTGTTAGATAAAGAATGGTATGCCACATGAACACATACTGAATTTTCTTATGACACATTTGGTATTCCTTTGCTAAAGGAACTGAGTTTTGTCTATGGCAATACCAGCATTGCCTTAGTACAAAGAGGTGGTTTAGGGATGAATACCCAtttcagaggtcaacttcagtACTTAGTTTCAATGTGTTCTCTAAGCACACATACActgtaatttatatttttctttattcctcctgTTTCACTCCTGAAATTTCTCTTTGTTACACAGAACAACTCATCCAGCGAACTCTTCTTTGTCTGAAAGAAAACCTCAGTTTTCTGCAATTCtgtttcaattgttttctgtaaaatatttttaaaactacctTACTTTACCAACTTTCATACTTTAACTGCCTTAGCATACTTTTCTGATATGAGGAATTTCAAGACATTTGGATTCACATTTTTTTCCTCACCATAGCTTTTAAGGTATGAGATATATGTCAACATTTCAAgcccatttccttttttttgctATCTCTGAGGATTATGGTTCATACATTTTTCTTGCTTAGGTAGTTGGCCTTGAATTACTTCATGTTTGGTCACTTATTTTTCAGATGTGGAAACAATTGCCTTTTAATAAGTATCCTCTATTTTAAGCAGAGAACACATCATCTTTTATTAAGTTTGGTGAATTCTCTGTTGGATATAGAACAGATTAGGGTGGGGGGTAAGGGGATGTCAATAAAATCTGAAGGTCTTTGGAATTGTTCAAGAAATTTGTCTTATTGgccaaaaaagaacaaaagataaaatattctgatGTCAGGATGAGTTCTTTCTTCCCAATGTCTGATCCAAGTGATGACAATAGTTTCCCATCCAAGTAATAACCAGGCtcaaccctgcttagcttccaagaTCAGAGAAGATCAGATGCATTCAGGGTGGCATGGCCGTAGACAAGACAATACTTTTcatgtataaagaaaaaattcttccAAGATTTTACTGATTGCATCAGTAATACTGTATTGTTAACGTGGAAACTCTCTCtcgtcctttcttcctttttgtttgcaTATTTGATTTTTCAAATGTTGTCTTACGtagtccaggatgacctcaaattgCCTACATAGCCAAGAATATCCTTCCACttcctaggtgctgggaataTGAGCATTCACTTTGGTAGCATTTGAAAATCAATGTTTTAACTGTAATTATGATACTAAGAATGTGCTAGATACATGACAAATATTGAATAAATAGACACCATGTACTACTGAATTGGAAAATTAAGGAGATTTAGATTCAAATATTGTGTGTATGATTGTAAATGAAGAAAAAGtattcttttcattataaaatatccaAAGATTAATGATCcacataaaattattaaatatctgATACCTTATAGGAGGTGCTTTGACCAACATAAGTACAAATACCTctgcaattttaatttaaaatttttggaaTATCCTCAGGGAATAAGAGATATCCTACAACCTTCTTAGattccttttgctttttagagGCTATAAGAAGATTTTATCCAAAATTCAAGTTTTTAGTATAAACCATAcagtgaaaacaaaaccaaaaattcaaTACAAGTAAATGCGTCTTCATTTGTATATTAGTCTACAAGAGTTCAACATTTACCTCATCTTCAGTTACACCTACTTCTACTGTAGTACAGCCACCAGGAAGAAACATATCTGGACTGTGCTAAAAATGCATTCACAACAGAATTTCTCCATTTTGGATAATTGGGTGAATTTTTGTGTGTTGCTAGATTAGGAGATTTAAAAAGTAAGATTATtgtcatattttaaaagacatataGACTAAGCATTATAAATTAATGCACTAACAAATATACTTCAGTGAATGTAGACATCAGTATACTTTCTTACAGGCAGTAGTATTGCCATATAGATCATAACTATAACCATTTATACTGTGGTTTTGTAATTGGGGATACTGGGAATGTATTTATATTATTGGTGAATTGCATGTATTGGATCAAGATAAGAAAGATCTCTGCAGTGGATCAAATCCTCACTGTTTTGGAGATCTCCAGAATTAATGTGCTTTGGACTAGATAATTATATTAATATCCTCAGTGTACCTAAATTTTGTGATAGTCATAAAATTGGTAACAGTGACTAATTTCAACTGGACAGTagcatcttttattttctcaagataGCAAAATTTTCCCATTTTGCTTTTCTCTACCCAAAGGAAGCATTAACAAGGTCATTTTAACAACATTGTTTCTGTC is a genomic window containing:
- the LOC130883989 gene encoding taste receptor type 2 member 125-like; protein product: MDIAIQSICAATIIVEFIIGSAANGFIVLVNIIDWVKRRKISSVDQILTALAISRMNMLWFTFFITLISSLYPDLEMTVKMIRIKNNIWVIANHFSIWLATTLSIFYFLKIANFSNYIFLYLKWRFKKVISVTLLLSLLFLFVNILAMNIHIDDWTEKCKRNPSYNSTSKYYTQFYRLIYLINTMFTFIPFTVSLIIFTLLIFSLWTHLKNMQHNIKNTRDPSTMAHINALQMMVTFLLFYVFFFMSLATQAWVSQFLEEKNLLFAAFIITFPSVHSCVLILRNSKLRQASLLVVWWLRCRSKYVEPFVP